One segment of Macrotis lagotis isolate mMagLag1 chromosome 1, bilby.v1.9.chrom.fasta, whole genome shotgun sequence DNA contains the following:
- the LOC141489670 gene encoding olfactory receptor 52E8-like, translated as MITINTTNLHPTSFFLLSIPGLEAAHIWISIPFFLVYILALGGNCTLLFIIKTVPSLHEPMFLFLSMLSVADLMLTTTTMPKIFSLFWFNDGEIHFEACLTQVFLIHALSNMESGIMMAMAFDLYMAICNPLRHSTILTITVIQGLGLAILLHGIVLLGPHPFILMWLPYCRTNIIPHTYCEFMVLIKLACASTKIPRAYSLFVAFITGGLDFLLIICSYVLILHTVFHLPSREARIKTLGTCGSHVWAILILYTPAFFSYLTHRFGHHIAPSIHIFVANIYVLVPPMINPIIYGVKTKQI; from the coding sequence ATGATAACTATCAACACAACCAACCTTCATCCAACCAGCTTTTTTCTCCTTAGCATCCCAGGATTAGAAGCTGCTCACATCTGGAtttctattcctttcttcctggtttatataTTGGCTCTTGGTGGGAACTGCACCcttcttttcattattaaaaCTGTCCCCAGCCTGCATGAACCcatgtttcttttcctctccatgCTTTCTGTCGCAGACTTGATGCTTACCACTACCACTATGCCAAAAATATTCAGCCTTTTCTGGTTTAATGATGGAGAAATTCACTTTGAAGCCTGCCTCACCCAGGTATTTCTCATCCATGCTTTGTCTAATATGGAATCTGGGATCATGATGGCCATGGCTTTTGACCTCTATATGGCCATCTGCAACCCACTTAGACATTCAACTATTTTGACCATTACTGTTATTCAGGGTCTAGGATTGGCTATCCTCCTCCATGGAATTGTACTGCTTGGTCCTCATCCATTCATCCTTATGTGGCTTCCTTATTGTAGGACTAATATCATTCCTCACACCTATTGTGAATTCATGGTATTGATCAAACTAGCCTGTGCCTCAACCAAGATCCCTAGAGCTTATAGCCTATTTGTTGCTTTCATTACAGGTGGGCTAGACTTCTTACTGATTATCTGTTCCTATGTCCTCATTCTCCATACTGTATTTCACCTTCCCTCCAGGGAAGCCAGAATTAAAACACTAGGAACCTGTGGCTCTCATGTGTGGGCCATTTTGATTCTTTATACCCCTGCCTTCTTTTCCTATCTCACTCACAGGTTTGGACACCATATTGCTCcttctattcatatttttgtggCCAATATCTACGTCCTTGTTCCACCCATGATAAACCCTATTATCTATGGAGTTAAAACTAAACAGATATGA